Sequence from the bacterium genome:
TGTTTGCGGCGCCAATCTGGTCTGCTGGGTGCGCGCGTTCCGCGCCTCCGGCGCGGCACTTGCTTCTCATCACTCTGGACACCACCCGCGCTGACAGGCTCGGCTGCTACGGCCGCGCCCGGGCCGGGACACCATGGTTGGATCGGCTGGCAGCCGACGGTGTGCGCTGTGAGCGGGCATATTCGCAGGTTCCCATGACGTTGCCGTCGCACGTCTCGATCCTGACGGGCCTTTATCCAACGCACCACGGCGTGCACACGAACGGCGAGCGGACGATGAACGTCACGACGCCGACTCTTGCCGACCTGCTC
This genomic interval carries:
- a CDS encoding sulfatase-like hydrolase/transferase, which translates into the protein MLFAAPIWSAGCARSAPPARHLLLITLDTTRADRLGCYGRARAGTPWLDRLAADGVRCERAYSQVPMTLPSHVSILTGLYPTHHGVHTNGERTMNVTTPTLADLLGAQGFYTAAAIGGYPVAGQVATRRGFAAYDDELADAHNPRGTERIAASVVDAALRLVDQRAGKRLFLWVHIYDPHDPYEPPSPFKERYASDLYQGEIAYADS